Proteins found in one Pyrus communis chromosome 15, drPyrComm1.1, whole genome shotgun sequence genomic segment:
- the LOC137718772 gene encoding 17.9 kDa class II heat shock protein-like encodes MDIRIPGLEAPLLSTLQHIMDAADDSEKSFNAPTRTYVRDAKAMASTPADVKEYPTSYVFVVDMPGLKSGDIKVQVEDDNVLLISGERKREEEKEGAKYVRMERRVGKFMRKFVLPENTNVDAISAVCQDGVLTVTVQKLPPPEPKKPKTIEVKIG; translated from the coding sequence ATGGACATTAGAATCCCCGGTTTGGAAGCCCCGCTCTTGTCCACGCTTCAGCACATCATGGACGCGGCCGACGACTCCGAGAAGTCCTTCAACGCCCCCACCCGGACCTACGTCCGCGACGCCAAGGCCATGGCCTCCACGCCGGCAGACGTCAAGGAGTACCCGACCTCGTACGTGTTCGTGGTGGACATGCCGGGACTGAAGTCCGGGGACATCAAGGTCCAGGTGGAGGACGACAATGTGCTTCTGATCAGCGGCGAGAGGAAGcgggaggaggagaaggaaggggCTAAGTACGTGAGGATGGAGCGGAGGGTGGGCAAGTTCATGAGGAAGTTTGTGTTGCCGGAGAATACGAACGTGGATGCGATTTCTGCTGTTTGCCAGGATGGGGTTTTGACTGTCACGGTGCAGAAGCTGCCGCCGCCGGAGCCGAAGAAGCCAAAGACAATCGAGGTCAAGATTGGTTGA
- the LOC137717555 gene encoding 17.1 kDa class II heat shock protein-like: MDIRNPGLEAQLFSTLQHIMDAADDAERSFNAPTRTYVRDAKAMASTPADVKEYPNSYVFVVDMPGLKSGDIKVQVEDDNVLLISGERKREEEKEGAKYVMMERRVGKFMRKFVLPENANVDAISAVCLDGVLTVTVQKLPPPEPKKPKTIEVKIG, from the coding sequence ATGGACATCAGAAACCCCGGTTTGGAAGCCCAGCTCTTCTCCACACTTCAGCACATCATGGACGCCGCCGACGACGCCGAGAGGTCCTTTAACGCCCCCACCCGGACCTACGTCCGCGACGCCAAGGCCATGGCCTCCACGCCGGCAGACGTCAAGGAGTACCCGAACTCCTACGTGTTCGTGGTGGACATGCCGGGACTGAAGTCCGGGGACATCAAGGTCCAGGTGGAGGACGATAATGTGCTTCTGATCAGCGGCGAGAGGAAGcgggaggaggagaaggaaggggCTAAGTACGTGATGATGGAGCGGAGGGTCGGCAAGTTCATGAGGAAGTTTGTGTTGCCGGAGAACGCGAACGTGGATGCGATTTCTGCTGTTTGCCTGGATGGGGTTTTGACTGTCACAGTGCAAAAGCTGCCGCCGCCGGAGCCGAAGAAGCCGAAGACAATCGAGGTCAAGATTGGTTGA
- the LOC137717963 gene encoding ankyrin repeat-containing protein BDA1-like: protein MEKELHRAAVRGSVDALLELLSEDPQILNRTAPSLSDTPLHVASLLGHSAFAKELLSRNPELAAELDSRGSSPLHLAAAKGSVEIVKNLVRVNPDLGLVLDRDGFTPLHLGVIKGRAAVVAELARVRPAATRVLTHGGEGGLHLCVKHHRLEVLKFLMDCIGRDDEFVNWRDGDGNTVLHVAVAKKQLEVIKYLLANTKIDVNAQNAIGFTALDVLSHSTRDLRDLEIKQSLQKAAAPRTNRAQSVAFEPEMDSVRVSNSISMHPQMSKKMSVKEIVKKKDIDWLGRKRSSLMVVSSLIATVAFQAALSPPGGVWQDDYLVYSNGTAVERPHDAGQSVMAITEPVQYGQFMIFNTIAFLASLSIILLLVSGLPMRRKRWMWFQMVIMWIAITALSGTYFIGLIFMTPDRNQGSYLYYVTQISVLIWLALMGLVFIGNVIRLVIWLLRKYGYMEEKETDDSLYVDYDDNDEI, encoded by the exons ATGGAGAAAGAGCTCCATCGAGCCGCCGTGCGCGGATCCGTCGACGCGCTTCTCGAACTACTCAGTGAAGACCCTCAAATCCTCAATAGGACAGCCCCATCTCTCTCCGACACGCCCTTACACGTAGCCTCGCTTCTGGGCCACTCTGCTTTCGCCAAAGAGTTACTGAGTCGGAACCCCGAACTCGCCGCCGAGCTGGACTCCCGCGGCTCTTCGCCTCTTCACCTGGCGGCTGCAAAAGGGTCAGTGGAGATAGTGAAAAATCTGGTGCGGGTCAACCCAGATCTGGGTTTGGTGCTGGATCGCGATGGGTTCACTCCCCTGCATCTGGGTGTGATCAAGGGGCGAGCTGCGGTTGTGGCCGAGTTGGCCCGAGTCAGACCGGCGGCGACTCGGGTTTTGACTCACGGAGGCGAGGGTGGGTTGCACTTGTGTGTGAAGCATCACAGGCTGGAGGTGTTGAAGTTTTTGATGGACTGTATAGGGAGAGATGATGAGTTTGTGAATTGGAGGGATGGCGATGGTAACACAGTCTTACATGTTGCTGTGGCCAAGAAACAATTAGAG GTTATAAAGTATTTGCTGGCTAATACAAAGATAGATGTAAATGCCCAAAATGCGATTGGTTTCACCGCATTGGACGTCTTATCTCATAGCACAAGAGATTTAAGAGACTTGGAAATCAAACAGTCCCTTCAGAAAGCTGCAGCTCCAAGAACGAACAGGGCACAATCTGTTGCTTTCGAGCCGGAAATGGATTCAGTTCGAGTATCCAACTCGATCTCAATGCACCCGCAAATGTCGAAGAAAATGAGTGTAAAGGAAATAGTTAAGAAGAAGGACATTGATTGGTTGGGAAGGAAACGAAGCTCGTTAATGGTTGTGTCTTCCCTCATTGCGACAGTGGCATTTCAAGCTGCATTATCCCCTCCAGGCGGTGTATGGCAGGATGACTACTTGGTATACTCCAATGGCACCGCTGTGGAGCGTCCACACGACGCCGGGCAGTCAGTGATGGCAATTACAGAGCCAGTTCAATACGGACAGTTCATGATCTTCAACACGATTGCTTTCCTTGCATCATTGAGCATAATTCTACTGCTCGTGAGCGGATTGCCTATGAGGCGGAAGAGATGGATGTGGTTTCAGATGGTGATCATGTGGATTGCAATAACGGCACTATCGGGTACTTATTTTATTGGATTAATCTTCATGACACCGGACAGGAACCAGGGCAGCTATCTGTATTATGTGACTCAAATTTCTGTGCTGATATGGCTGGCGTTGATGGGGCTTGTGTTCATTGGTAACGTGATCCGGCTGGTCATCTGGCTACTTAGAAAGTACGGATACATGGAGGAGAAAGAAACAGATGATTCGCTCTACGTAGACTACGATGACAACGACGAAATTTGA
- the LOC137716709 gene encoding 17.1 kDa class II heat shock protein-like, whose amino-acid sequence MDLINGGNNFFRVLEDMLDFADQEPEKSRNANNPSRAYVRDAKAMAATPADVVEYPNAYAFVVDMPGIKANEIKVHVENDNVLVVSGERRREKEKESKDAVKYLKMERRVGKFMRKFVLPENANLEAITAVSQDGVLTVRVEKLPPPEPKRAKTIQVSVA is encoded by the coding sequence ATGGATTTGATAAACGGGGGAAACAATTTCTTCAGAGTATTGGAAGACATGCTGGACTTCGCCGATCAAGAACCCGAAAAGTCCCGAAACGCCAACAACCCCTCTCGGGCGTACGTCCGAGACGCGAAGGCGATGGCGGCCACCCCAGCGGACGTGGTGGAGTACCCGAACGCGTACGCGTTCGTGGTTGACATGCCTGGAATCAAAGCCAATGaaattaaagtgcatgtggagAACGACAACGTCTTGGTGGTGAGCGGGGAGCGGAGGCgggagaaagagaaggaaagcaAGGATGCGGTGAAGTATTTGAAGATGGAAAGGAGGGTTGGGAAGTTTATGAGGAAGTTTGTGCTGCCGGAGAATGCGAACTTGGAGGCGATCACGGCGGTGTCGCAAGATGGCGTGCTGACGGTGAGGGTGGAGAAGTTGCCTCCGCCGGAGCCCAAGAGGGCCAAGACCATTCAGGTCAGTGTTGCTTGA
- the LOC137716827 gene encoding 17.1 kDa class II heat shock protein-like, translating to MEVMSLKNIGFDPNNLLETLHDLLDTSDEQNQQSHHAPSRQYLREAKAMAATPADVKETQNAYVFVVDVPGLRPDMIDVKIEDDNVLVVGGERRREKEKDQGVKYLRMERRLGKYLKKFVLPDNADIEKISAECQDGVLTIAVAKRPPPEPKKPKAIQVQISSGQGGRQGGVDVEGGGQGWQGGAQGKYGGQGSEQGGGQGGGQESQGGRQGGGQEWQAGRQGGGQGGQGDQGIAGAARRVLP from the coding sequence ATGGAGGTGATGAGCCTGAAGAATATTGGGTTCGACCCCAACAACCTTCTGGAGACCCTGCACGACTTGCTTGACACCTCCGACGAGCAGAATCAGCAGAGCCACCACGCCCCTTCGCGGCAGTACCTCCGCGAGGCCAAGGCCATGGCTGCCACTCCCGCGGACGTGAAGGAGACTCAAAATGCCTACGTATTCGTGGTGGACGTGCCTGGGTTGAGGCCGGATATGATTGATGTGAAGATTGAAGACGACAACGTGCTGGTGGTGGGTGgggagaggaggagagagaaggaaaaggatCAGGGGGTCAAGTATTTGAGGATGGAGAGGAGGCTCGGGAAGTATTTGAAGAAGTTTGTGCTGCCGGACAATGCAGATATTGAGAAAATTTCGGCCGAGTGTCAGGACGGGGTGCTGACTATCGCTGTGGCGAAGAGGCCGCCGCCAGAGCCTAAGAAACCCAAGGCTATTCAAGTCCAAATAAGCAGCGGTCAAGGCGGCCGCCAAGGAGGCGTAGATGTCGAAGGCGGTGGTCAAGGATGGCAAGGTGGTGCCCAAGGGAAATATGGTGGGCAAGGCAGCGAACAAGGTGGGGGGCAAGGTGGTGGTCAAGAATCACAAGGCGGACGCCAAGGTGGTGGTCAAGAATGGCAAGCCGGCCGCCAAGGTGGAGGCCAAGGTGGGCAAGGAGATCAAGGGATTGCCGGGGCAGCGCGTCGCGTCCTCCCATGA
- the LOC137717731 gene encoding uncharacterized protein: MSLSAAEDDSASEIHIPADIDWHMLDKSKFFFLGAALFSGVSGALYPIVVLKTRQQVSPTQISCLKMSCAIMRHEGPKGFYRGFGTSLMGTIPARALYMTALEVTKSNVGTVTVRLGFSDTTAMAIANAAAGLSSAMAAQFVWTPIDVVSQRLMVQGCTSSTKHILPNVSSYRYRNGLDAFTKIVHADGLRGLYRGFGISSLTYAPSNAVWWASYSVAHRLIWSSFGGYMCKKDESGSGNGSNLRPDCKAMLAVQALSAGMASGVSALITMPLDTVKTRLQVLDAEENGHRRPLTIMQTVRNLVREGGFAACYRGLGPRWASMAMSSTTMVTTYEFLKRMSTKNQ; this comes from the coding sequence ATGAGCTTGAGCGCGGCCGAGGACGATTCGGCTTCGGAAATTCATATCCCGGCTGATATAGATTGGCATATGCTTGACAAGTCCAAGTTTTTCTTTCTGGGTGCTGCTTTGTTTTCTGGTGTTTCAGGTGCTTTGTATCCAATTGTAGTGTTAAAAACCCGCCAACAAGTTTCACCCACTCAGATTTCTTGCTTGAAGATGTCTTGTGCAATCATGCGCCACGAAGGTCCTAAAGGGTTTTACAGAGGTTTTGGGACCTCTCTGATGGGAACAATTCCGGCTCGAGCGCTTTACATGACGGCGCTTGAAGTCACCAAGAGCAATGTTGGAACTGTGACGGTTAGATTAGGATTTTCGGATACTACAGCAATGGCGATAGCGAATGCAGCTGCAGGGTTGAGCTCAGCCATGGCGGCCCAATTTGTTTGGACCCCGATCGATGTTGTGAGCCAGAGGCTCATGGTTCAGGGCTGCACCAGCAGCACCAAACACATCCTCCCCAATGTGAGTTCTTATAGGTATAGAAATGGCCTTGATGCTTTTACGAAAATTGTTCATGCCGATGGATTGAGAGGATTGTACAGGGGATTTGGGATTTCGTCACTGACTTATGCTCCTTCAAATGCGGTTTGGTGGGCTTCTTACTCTGTTGCACACAGACTcatttggagtagttttggtgGCTATATGTGTAAGAAAGATGAGAGTGGCTCAGGCAATGGGTCTAATTTGCGGCCCGATTGCAAGGCAATGCTGGCAGTGCAGGCGTTGAGTGCAGGCATGGCAAGTGGGGTTTCTGCTCTGATTACCATGCCGCTGGATACCGTCAAGACGCGGTTGCAAGTTCTGGATGCGGAAGAAAACGGGCATAGAAGACCGCTGACAATAATGCAGACGGTGAGAAATCTGGTGAGGGAAGGAGGGTTTGCTGCTTGTTACAGAGGGCTAGGGCCTAGGTGGGCTTCAATGGCAATGTCTTCCACAACCATGGTTACTACCTATGAGTTTCTCAAAAGAATGTCTACCAAGAATCAATAG
- the LOC137718140 gene encoding 17.1 kDa class II heat shock protein-like: MEVMSLRNLGFDPNLLETLHDLLDISDEQNQQSYQAPSRRYVREAKAMAATPADVKETKDAYVFVVDVPGLRPDMINVKIEEDNVLMVSGERKREKERDQGIKYLRMERRLGKYLKKFVLPDNADIERISAECQDGVLTVTVAKKPPPKQKKPNTIQIQISSNQGGGQGGKGGQGWEEGGEEERGKQSGGQGWEHGRQGGGQGGEGGQGWEEGGGQGGGQGGKGGQGWEEGGQEERGRQGGEQGGEHGRQGGQSGGKRGAGGYEGQVEGREK, encoded by the exons ATGGAGGTTATGAGCTTGAGGAACTTGGGTTTCGACCCCAACCTGCTGGAGACCCTGCACGACCTGCTCGACATCTCGGACGAGCAGAACCAACAAAGCTACCAGGCGCCCTCTCGCCGGTACGTCCGCGAGGCGAAGGCCATGGCCGCCACACCCGCAGATGTGAAGGAGACTAAAGATGCCTACGTTTTCGTGGTGGATGTTCCAGGGCTGAGGCCGGATATGATTAATGTGAAGATTGAGGAGGACAACGTGCTGATGGTGAGCggggagaggaagagagagaaggagagggatCAGGGGATCAAGTACTTGAGGATGGAGCGGAGGCTCGGGAAGTATCTCAAGAAGTTTGTGCTGCCGGACAACGCCGATATTGAGAGGATTTCGGCCGAGTGTCAGGATGGGGTGCTGACCGTGACAGTTGCGAAGAAGCCGCCGCCAAAGCAGAAGAAGCCCAACACCATTCAGATCCAGATAAGCAGCAACCAAGGTGGCGGCCAGGGAGGCAAAGGTGGTCAAGGCTGGGAAGAAGGTGGAGAAGAGGAACGTGGCAAGCAGAGCGGTGGCCAAGGTTGGGAACATGGCAGGCAAGGTGGTGGCCAGGGAGGCGAAGGTGGTCAAGGTTGGGAAGAAGGTG GTGGCCAAGGCGGTGGCCAGGGAGGCAAAGGTGGTCAAGGTTGGGAAGAAGGTGGCCAAGAAGAACGTGGTAGGCAAGGTGGTGAGCAAGGTGGGGAACATGGCAGGCAAGGTGGGCAGAGCGGTGGGAAGCGTGGTGCCGGTGGGTATGAAGGGCAAGTTGAAGGGCGTGAGAAGTAA
- the LOC137717556 gene encoding 17.1 kDa class II heat shock protein-like, whose product MDIRIQGLDAPLFSTLQHIMDAADDAEKSFNAPTRTYVRDAKAMASTPADVKEYPNSYVFVVDMPGLKSGDIKVQVEDGNVLLITGERKREEEKEGAKYVRMERRVGKFMRKFVLPENANVDAISAVCQDGVLTVTVQKLPPPEPKKPKTIEVKIG is encoded by the coding sequence ATGGATATCAGAATCCAGGGTTTGGATGCCCCACTCTTCTCCACACTTCAGCACATCATGGACGCCGCTGACGACGCCGAGAAGTCCTTCAACGCCCCCACCCGGACCTACGTCCGCGACGCCAAGGCCATGGCCTCCACGCCGGCAGATGTCAAGGAGTACCCGAACTCCTACGTGTTCGTGGTGGACATGCCGGGACTGAAGTCCGGGGACATCAAGGTCCAGGTGGAGGACGGCAATGTGCTTCTGATCACCGGCGAGAGGAAGcgggaggaggagaaggaaggtGCTAAGTACGTGAGGATGGAGCGGAGGGTGGGCAAGTTCATGAGGAAGTTTGTGTTGCCGGAGAATGCGAACGTGGATGCGATTTCTGCTGTTTGCCAGGATGGGGTTTTGACTGTCACGGTGCAGAAGCTGCCGCCGCCGGAGCCGAAGAAGCCGAAGACAATCGAGGTCAAGATTGGTTGA